A part of Bacteroidota bacterium genomic DNA contains:
- a CDS encoding UDP-glucose/GDP-mannose dehydrogenase family protein produces MNIAVVGTGYVGLVTGTCLSETGNHVTCVDIDAEKVEKMRDGIIPIYEPHLDLLFERNIKQGRLHFTTHLEEAVAKAKIIFLALPTPPGENGSADLSYVLGVAEHLGKILKEYTVIVDKSTVPVGTAEKVHAAIKKNAKTDFDVVSNPEFLREGFAVDDFMKPDRVVIGTGSDRAKKLMEELYKPYVRQGNPILFMDEKSAELTKYAANAFLATKITFMNEIANLCEKVGANVDMVRIGIGSDDRIGKRFLFPGIGYGGSCFPKDVQALARSASEVKQEMKILNAVMEINEKQKTVIVPKISEYFKHDLKGKKIAMWGLAFKPDTDDIREAPALYIIEELLKAGVSIEAYDPEAMDNVNRILGDRIDYGMDEYAVLEKADALVICTEWGLFRTPDFERMGTLLKNKVIFDGRNLYSPEQMKELGFYYASIGREIVK; encoded by the coding sequence ATGAATATTGCAGTCGTTGGAACAGGTTATGTAGGATTGGTGACAGGAACCTGTCTTTCAGAAACAGGAAATCATGTGACCTGCGTGGACATTGATGCAGAAAAAGTGGAGAAGATGCGCGACGGTATCATCCCGATCTATGAACCGCATCTCGATCTTCTCTTCGAAAGAAATATCAAGCAGGGACGTTTGCATTTCACCACTCATCTGGAAGAGGCAGTCGCAAAAGCGAAAATTATTTTTCTTGCTCTTCCAACTCCGCCGGGTGAAAATGGTTCCGCCGATCTTTCTTATGTGCTCGGTGTTGCCGAACATCTCGGAAAGATCCTGAAAGAATATACCGTCATCGTCGATAAGAGTACCGTTCCTGTTGGAACTGCAGAAAAAGTTCACGCCGCAATAAAGAAAAATGCAAAAACAGATTTCGATGTAGTTTCGAATCCTGAATTTTTACGCGAGGGATTTGCAGTGGATGATTTCATGAAGCCCGATCGCGTGGTGATAGGAACAGGAAGTGATCGCGCAAAAAAACTCATGGAAGAATTGTACAAACCCTACGTTCGCCAGGGAAACCCGATCCTTTTCATGGATGAAAAATCGGCAGAGTTGACCAAGTATGCGGCGAATGCTTTTCTTGCCACGAAAATTACTTTCATGAATGAGATCGCAAATCTCTGTGAAAAAGTCGGCGCCAATGTGGATATGGTGCGCATCGGAATCGGTTCGGATGATCGTATCGGCAAACGTTTTCTTTTCCCGGGCATCGGTTATGGCGGAAGTTGTTTCCCGAAAGATGTGCAGGCACTCGCACGTTCCGCAAGCGAAGTGAAACAGGAAATGAAAATTCTGAATGCCGTGATGGAGATCAATGAAAAACAAAAAACAGTTATCGTTCCGAAAATCAGCGAGTATTTCAAACACGATCTCAAAGGAAAAAAAATAGCAATGTGGGGACTTGCATTCAAACCCGACACCGATGATATCCGTGAAGCACCCGCTCTCTACATCATTGAAGAATTGCTGAAAGCAGGAGTGTCGATCGAAGCATACGATCCGGAAGCGATGGACAACGTGAATAGAATTCTCGGCGACCGCATCGATTATGGTATGGACGAATATGCCGTGCTCGAAAAAGCAGATGCACTGGTCATCTGCACCGAATGGGGATTGTTCCGTACACCCGATTTCGAGCGGATGGGCACGCTTTTGAAAAACAAAGTTATCTTCGATGGAAGAAACCTCTATTCACCCGAACAGATGAAAGAACTCGGATTTTATTATGCAAGCATAGGAAGGGAGATCGTGAAGTGA
- a CDS encoding methyltransferase domain-containing protein — protein MIRRFKKLRTRGAVAASSPHLIKKMLDEIDFSSTETVVEFGVGDGCFTEEILRRMPKDSKLICFEIDADCCKVVRDKISDERLILLETGAENVTAELKKLGMKKADAVVSSLPLAVIKKTIVRSIIRQVKALLGKHGRYVQFQYSLASNRDIKKYFSSVERKFELLNIPPAIIYSCRN, from the coding sequence GTGATCAGGCGGTTCAAAAAATTACGGACACGCGGAGCCGTTGCGGCTAGTTCCCCGCACCTGATCAAAAAGATGCTGGACGAGATCGATTTCTCCAGTACGGAAACGGTGGTTGAATTCGGCGTCGGTGACGGATGTTTTACAGAAGAGATTTTGCGCCGCATGCCGAAAGATTCCAAACTCATCTGTTTTGAAATAGACGCCGATTGCTGTAAAGTGGTGCGTGACAAGATCAGTGATGAACGCCTAATCCTCCTCGAGACGGGTGCGGAAAATGTAACCGCCGAATTGAAAAAACTGGGAATGAAAAAAGCAGATGCCGTTGTTTCTTCATTGCCACTCGCCGTGATCAAAAAAACAATTGTGCGAAGTATCATCCGGCAGGTGAAAGCCCTGCTCGGTAAACACGGGCGTTACGTTCAGTTCCAGTATTCGCTGGCCAGCAACCGTGACATCAAAAAATATTTTTCTTCTGTCGAGCGGAAATTCGAACTGCTCAATATTCCACCGGCCATTATTTATTCCTGCAGGAACTGA